AGCCGTTGACGCCAAATCACTTCATGATCGATCGACCTTTGACGGCTATTCCGGAGACAAGCGGCGTGGCTATTCCAGTCAATCGTCTGTCTCGATGGCAGTATGTCCAGCGTCTGCGAGAAGATTTCTGGAAGCGATGTTCCCAAAACTACCTATTGGAGCTGCAAAAACCAAATAAGTCGAATAAGAGGCAAGAAAACATTTAACCTGGAATGGTTGTCCTAATTAAGGATGACAACTTACCACCACAATGTTGGAAAATGGGCATGGTGGAAAATTCGTATTTGAGACTAGATGGATTCGTCCGGGTTGTGGATATTAGAACCAAATGTGGTTTATTAAAGCGTCCAATCCACAAGCTGGCCCCTTTGCCTATACTGGACAACGAGTGCGAGAAACTCGCGGGGGAGGATGTTCGAGCCATCCCTTCCGAATGCAATGATACAGTGTATCGCTCAACCGCAACCTGCGATTCATTTTACAACCACACGCAGCTGCACGAAGGAAGCAGAGTTTGACGATGTTTTTTGAGGATGTTTTTTCATCCGAGAAGGAAGACACCATCATTGTACGCCGTGCTTCCCACTCgtcagagatgcatcctgaacagaacatgagtcAAGAGCGTGAattggtgttcttagttttgaactctgaacacagttcagtgtgcactgagttggtacgcaagcaaaacgatcatggttactaagattccttagatttgaaactatgcaaaaacattcgagcatgcttgatttctatccgttagatgcccacgtgttccattactagaagaaaaatgtgtagcatgccgtcgcttgaatttgttttgctaggatacaagttgctaagttaggtcagtgctcttgaacagtgtgcagtgttcagaacggTTTGAACACGagcacgcgttctcgtgttcagatacATCTCTGCCACTCGTTAAGGCGTCAAGTATTAATTAATAGAAGTGGTTTAAGAAATaagtttgtaaataaatttcGTTAAATTAAGAAAAGGACTTCTTTCATCCGGTATCCGAATTCCGTGGTTTGGTTCCTCGGAGAGTTCCGTCGGTCCGCCTATGTTGAGGTTTCCCATACAGTCCACTCACgaacagtttgcatggtttgctcgagtcgaggtgcgcaatgccaccccaatACTTGACTCTTTCGACGATTACTAAGGAGGAAAGGATTGCTACGTGAGCTAGTACAACATCGACGATTTATTGGTCATAAATCGTGACAACAAAAACTTCGAGATGAGCCAGCCCCTGGCTGAAAgcttctttaataaagacaaaaaaagctCGATCTTCCTAGCCAATTGATTTCGTTCGTAAACTAATTTAGATGAAGTCGATTAAGTTTGAACATGAAGCTTTCAATCTTCAAGCAGCGGATTCCTTGATGAAAGCGTTACCCGGTCCAACGCTGAACCGGATAATCAAAACTGGACCGTTCTGGGAACTGTACGAAAATGAACAACTCCATCGATAGTTTCATCATTTGCTTTATTAAATTATGCCAAAAATACTTCATTTGTCCTTGGCTGCTTGATGAAAAGAATCCTTTAAACCCGGTGCAAGACCCGCGCATTGTCCTTTATCCTTTATTACCGCAATCAGGGCAGACGCACGGCTTTTCCTGCGTATGGATCCGCTAATGCACCCGATTGGCTTCGTGTGATTTGAAGCGCTTGCCACAGATCTTGCACTCGAAATTGCGCGCATCCGAATGCGATGCGTAGTGCTTCTGGAGGTTCGCTCTACACGAGATAAAACATGTAATAACTTGAAGTTAAAATCGTAGTAACAAACTTACTTCGAGTAGAAACCTCTGGTGCACTTCTCACAGAAGAATGTTGGATCTCCATGGGTAGCCATGTGCGCACTAAGAGCACTTTTCGAGCGAAAAATAGAGACGCATTTGGTGCACATTAACTCTGCGTCCTTGCCGCAAGTTAGTTCGTGTCTGTGGCGAACTTGTGGTTGGAAGAACATCTTGGTGCAGCCCTCTCGGCGACAAGGGACCGTGCGTATTCCTAGAATTGGTGTCAGTGTGGTTCGTTCAGTATGTCAGATTAGGAATCAAACCAGTGGCTTACCATTGTGTTGGTTTATGTGATACGTCAGATGTTCTTGGCGATTGAAACGTTTCGGGCACTGATTGCACGCCAATGGAGGGGGATCTCTTGGCGGCTTGGTGCACGTCGGTCTGTGCTCCATGTAGATCGCCTCCGATTCGTAGAACTTCTTGCACCGGAAACAGTATTTCCTTTTTGGCGCGGTAGGCGCTGGAATTAGGTTAGGCAACGCTTTATCGTCGGCAGCGGAATGCTCCGTAGTTTCCGGGTTTGATTCTTCAGGAGCATCATTAGATGGCTGTTGGGCTTCAATCGTATCGTTATAGGAATCGTCGCTGGATTTTCTTCTCTTATTTACTGGGGTTGAATCATGAGTCAGCAAATGTGTTTCCAGTTCCCATCTAAAATCAAATAGATCgtaaaatttctttaggataaATTTAACCACATTTGGTTTAATAAATATACTGCGAGGCAGTCTTGAGTTATCACAACTAATAAATAATTTCACAaaagaaggaatttctaatgcgGATGTTGAAATGTAAACTTACtgttctaaaaaaaatacgttgCAAATCTGGCACTCATATTCTGGTTGGGCATCAACTGATTCGATGCTTTCAGAAACTATCGGCTGCATATTAAGCATCTCATCTGGGGGATTTTTCTTAGTGCAATTGGCCATCACCCTCGACTGAGCCAACGCTTTCAAGCAGGACGTCTTGAACTCGTGGAACAGATCGAACATTCTCTTACAATCTTTGCAACAGTTCGGACGCTCACGAGGTGAGCCCCACCTTCGCGCACCAATAACGAATATAATGCGCTTTCGGGTGATGGAACTTCGTCCTCCAACTTCTTTGAGAAGCTTCAGGCAAAACTGACACCTTAGATCACCGAGGTCCTGAACACGGCGCTTCTTTGGCTTCTTTGGCTTAACTACAACTCTATCTGTTATCAATTGCTGTTGACAGATGGGATCCAGTTCTACATCAGTCGGTTCTATCTGTTCCACCTTAACTTCCTCTAAGTGCTCCGATTGGAATGGTAGGTCTTGTATGTCGATGGGTTCTTGCTTGAGATTGATGGGTAATTCCATTTGCACACCGTCTTCTGCAGTTCATATACAATGCATGGAATTGAATAGGTATTTGGAGTGTTTCAGAAAATTTAACATTGAATACATCATAGTGCTTTGCCTTCGGCAGTGTTTAcatattaaggttcccccaaacacacgcgccGGCCCTTGgcggtatggaagcgtaaatggaacactGCATGCGACCCAGCAATAGAGTCGCGGTGACcagtctgggggagcctttatgaTCATTTCAACAGTAAATTTTCTCCGAATCACTAAATGGCGGTACTATTACCACAGACAAATAGACATAACACTCGAAGATATTTCATCGTTCACTGAATTAGCactgaatttaaaaaatcattagttggTCAAGTGACCACTATCGCAATTTAATTCGTGGTTTGCCCAAGTCAATGAACGCAAAAGATAtcgttagtgttttttttttcgtgacaATTAATTTTAGCGGTAAATGTTCCGTGTGCTGTCGTATGTGCTCTGTTACTGCTCACCTTGAACGAGCATATCCCATGCTTCGCGAAGAGGAGGCTGATGAGTTGAGGAGCTCGTTGGAAGTCCCAGTTGAATCCGTTGAGCTTCGCGAATCAATTTCCTCGCTTCCACTCGTTTTCTCGCCGCCTTGCGTTTTTTAGATACTCTTGCTGTGATCCACatgtgtatttatttattagtttttttttagtgAACATCAAACACGCTCAGAACCTGGTATACACGTATCTGAACTCGTACCCGTATTTAAGTACAGAAGTACAAAGCCAGCAATGCAATTATTGTGAAATTACGTGCGCTGTCCATCACTCGCTTTATTCCGTTTTGATTCATTaagactttttgtcctttcagcTTGCTGTTTTGTGCTTTTGTAATATCATAGTTCAGATGAGCGTGACACAGTATCCCGCGGATGTGTGTTTGATGTTCAACATGAAAATTATCAATATAAAGTTGTTTTCTTAATCCAGATGAGGTCTCACAAGATTTTTCCAACAATCTGTACCACGATTAAAGTTGCAGATAGTGCACTACATTTGATATACCTTTCTGAATAAGGTTTACCATACAGATTGAGAtaaaatccaacttcgatatTCCGCCACAATTTAACATGATAGGAACACAGTACATACGCATATCTTTGGGAAGCTTGGTTCTTTTTGGATCAGATGAAGGGCTGGCCAGAATCGTCGTTCTATCTGCAGGTCACGAAGAAAGGCTTAAACAATTAAGAATGCTATTATGTGATAAACTTACAAACTTCTGATTGTGATCGCTGAGCTAAACTATGTATTTATCGTATTAATTAatgtatgaaataaaaacaaaattagggTGTAATATAAAATAAGAGCTGTTGAAAGAATGCTCTCTTCATTGATTGACGTCTTCATTTAACACTGAAAAAAGCATGTCGTCAAAATTGGCGTAGGGgaacaggtggtaaaatgaacacgttaaggactcgcgttgaattcaatcataaaacgaggATAATTTGCTAGTTTTACCTCTTGGTTCAACAATTTTAatcatattcttattgcactgaacatttttttcgctaataaacattgttttatgtatatagtttttcatcgaaataaaaaacatcgaaatttcgtatgtacTTTTAAACTCTAGCACTGtataggggccatccagaaaccacgtggtcatatttttgaagattttcaaccccccctccccccatgtggtctatcgtgaTCATTTGGCAGACAGACCCCCCCCTCCCCttcccctttgaccacgtggttttttttcaagtacaaaaattaaaaaaaaaaccctatgtaactaaaacatacacacttagaatattttacagtatacggtaattttttaccgaactttcaacagctgaacgtaCGGTAATCAGTTCGGTAAATGAAACAATTACAGATCGTTCGGTACTTTTATTTTGTGATGATCTGTCAAAAAGTACCGTACAGTTCGGTAATATGAAAAGTGAAATTACCGAACGTTTCGGTTCTCTTTTCTTTTTGAATTAGtttaaatatatgtattttttatgCTTTCAAAGGTTATCAAATAAAACAACTTGTAGTttcaaaacatgatttttttaattgttgtcTTTATTTATCATTTAATGTAACAAGAATCAAGCACGGCTTCTGTATAGGGAACAACCAAAACACATTTCACGCCGTTGAGCTTGGGAAGAATATTTTTGCTTACGTGTAAATAGGTTGAAAAAATGTAGAAGACGCATAACTTTTGTAGAAGAACTGCATTGCCAAAATAAGAAACTGAAAAATACAATTGTATTGATGAACGAATTAAACGATCAAGAACGAAATATACCTGTTTTTATTCCGATAAAAGTGGTCGACTGTTCTTAATGTTTCGAAGCAACCTCTAGCTTCtgattgaacaaaaatgtttttgaccgagattttgacagtttgacagATTAGCACTTTACCGAAATTCTGTAATACCTAATTGGCTTTGCAGTATGTTCGGTACAAAATTTACCATGTACGGCAATACTTCGATTTTACAGAACGAACTGTAAGTATAAATACCGAACTCTGtcaaatcattttgaaattacaATTTGTTCGGCAAAATGTTACCGATTTCCGGTAAAATTATTCTCGTTAACCGAACATACTGTAATTTTTTGTGTTTACCGTAGTTTTTCGTCAAAACAATTACCGAACAGCGAAatctattttaagtgtgtatggttaatccgatcaatttagAAGAtgaacaatttcaactgattcaaaatcaaactaaaacccagcatggaaattataaattttcattatttcgaagatttttatgatgttatcatgttgtaatgtgtatcaggtattaggttatctagaactcgcatagcttcgatgcatcaggaggatacaaaataatgcggactcgcgaatatgttatgaaaatttcgagaaaaatttataatggtttagaaattttccaaaatatccctatattttttaatttctttattggtgattttttaaaatacataattgcaatttttgcttatacaagtgctaattaattattgttttgtggaaaattttcaactgtttatggaaattttgcattatttgcagtaattctatatttatttaatactcataccctgatttcttcattggcaatttccaattctattatgaaaaatttctattttttctctaataaataatctatctggctcatctctcaaaatttctaattcttcattgaaattttattttgatattgactcgtggaatccaatgatgccatactaaacatattttctcggtcactctgatgtctttcgaataatttcccaaggaacttctattccatatctcgaatatgcttcagtcaatggtcctttcataagcgactcatagaagaatgaatgtattatagatcaattatcattttggagttcggatcattcgatttatccaattaaccaaattatgaatgatgtatgatataatatcccattaggtccattgggttgatatgacaattgttatttgtacaagctactacagacgttttagctaaaaaaaaatatgttgagcttttgaatggaatgtctttacttgtcataagacgagtttgtaccttcccatttagttccaccacttgattgtaccttgatagatacgtatttcgacctcaacagtaaggtcgtcgtcagtgtttcgtacttgacttgacttaggttatacaaaacttttaggttttaaaaaacgtcctgggagtcgtaatgtttgaactacttaatcattcaagtccgtgaacccagtgcttctaaggccctacaaaaaaagtcatagtcattgtgcagcgtgatgttgactcaagataattttgggtaccttgtctcttagatctcatggtcatggaaattaggatcatatgcttatttcatcggattgggtacataccgatgatgaggacattacaaatgtcatgattgatcacccgcgaagtcgtgggctgaacttgagagcaatcactggcttaacgctcaggatgacccatcttatctgagtgttcagaatgattcaaacatttcaacttcatttgcatgctcttggaatcgaaatcttcccaaggtttcggataactgagttttcagggtcagtcaaatttgagctcccatatttttttctgtaaaaccaatatctagatgaacaattttactgaagaaaatggtggtctagtcctcttttgtgatttaatagacaatctaaaacgctggacatatatgacccatccgttctgaaagggttgagatttgttttggaattcaatttcaatctttattataacactatttattaccctagattgttttaggaattggagtgtttttttctggaacactgccactttttttcatatcgcaggactcttcttagttctaagacccttttatgaatttaaaaagcattttatttagaatttcatgttgattttttaaatgcaaacttctctatgtcataacctttttcatacgcactactagaattttgtgcattattgatcgaaaaatttaataatgcacctaaatgttctaattaggtgcattattaaatttttcgattaattagtctaattattcaatatcataagaactaggcttcttaatcctaaataattgccttcatttattgcttggattaattttaaattccaagatcttcctaattttcaagaataattattctggagttgcaagggaaacccttcagaatatttagaagaaatgcttcggagtctccacggaaaaatcttcagtatttcaacgactttttttttccgaaattctgtggaagagttcctaaaaaaggttcggtagaaattttgaagaactagaagaatccgtagaaggatccgaaatgcatattttcgatgaaaatgccaataaacatcaaattccgaagaatttccagtataaattagaaaaaaaaatccagcttactttttttacataatctctaaagatttttcaaaatcctgggcaactttaatgaatcttcaaaggaaattcttctaaatttccaatggaaatttttttcgttttttaaatagaaatcttagaaattttcagcagtttttttaatttccaaaagaaattatttggaatataccaaaatatttccgatggaaattcctaagattttccagtagaaaatcgaaaaaaagttcatctaaaacaccaataatgaatttcccgaggatattccgatgtttttacaagtggaaataacgaaaaaattgcacttttgtagtacttgtgaaggttgtactttagaagcaattccaataggaattccttagaaaattaaatcaaaattttaaaaattttctgatgtgaaaattccttaaaatttttaaatcatttcttgtgcttctttgcatggtaaagatttaaagcattgtttagctgaacctacaaagaaatcaaaatgactttccgaagaagaatgaatttctcatgaaattttggaagaatttatggtgcaaattcaagaaaacatgaaccttgagaattctaaagatttattctttgaaaatccaaagtattttttgaagataatccatagactcttccgtggaaattctaaataatgcctcgaatgaaaaatatttggaaaatttaaaaatgtgatagaattcacaaa
The nucleotide sequence above comes from Armigeres subalbatus isolate Guangzhou_Male chromosome 3, GZ_Asu_2, whole genome shotgun sequence. Encoded proteins:
- the LOC134222824 gene encoding LOW QUALITY PROTEIN: zinc finger protein 473-like (The sequence of the model RefSeq protein was modified relative to this genomic sequence to represent the inferred CDS: substituted 1 base at 1 genomic stop codon), whose product is MPRVSKKRKAARKRVEARKLIREAQRIQLGLPTSSSTHQPPLREAWDMLVQEDGVQMELPINLKQEPIDIQDLPFQSEHLEEVKVEQIEPTDVELDPICQQQLITDRVVVKPKKPKKRRVQDLGDLRCQFCLKLLKEVGGRSSITRKRIIFVIGARRWGSPRERPNCCKDCKRMFDLFHEFKTSCLKALAQSRVMANCTKKNPPDEMLNMQPIVSESIESVDAQPEYECQICNVFFLEQWELETHLLTHDSTPVNKRRKSSDDSYNDTIEAQQPSNDAPEESNPETTEHSAADDKALPNLIPAPTAPKRKYCFRCKKFYESEAIYMEHRPTCTKPPRDPPPLACNQCPKRFNRQEHLTYHINQHNGIRTVPCRREGCTKMFFQPQVRHRHELTCGKDAELMCTKCVSIFRSKSALSAHMATHGDPTFFCEKCTRGFYSKANLQKHYASHSDARNFECKICGKRFKSHEANRVHXRIHTQEKPCVCPDCGNKG